A DNA window from Helianthus annuus cultivar XRQ/B chromosome 15, HanXRQr2.0-SUNRISE, whole genome shotgun sequence contains the following coding sequences:
- the LOC110882701 gene encoding N66 matrix protein-like, producing MVTTSKPSTITEEIDLSVALTEEDIWLNKFSVSEPKKKETHVESSGENKRKFSNFKQGTSISDKKGETSAQAKAKGKGYMGTLHKCNACQLHHEGRCKSLKCESCGRMGHSKETCWVGTGRGGQRGFGNNRGGNRNGNRPQGRNGGNGNRGNFGNQAGNDNRNQNNNQGGNGNGNGNGPGPGCFNCGDLGHFKRECPKLNQAQGRVFNIGAREARQDPNVVTESHHRLYHQ from the coding sequence atggtaaccacGTCCAAGCCTTCAACGATTACTGAAGAAATTGATCTCAGCGTGGCACTTACAGAAGAGGACATTTggttgaacaagttttcagttTCTGAACCgaaaaagaaggagactcatgtggagtcatctggagagAACAAACGAAAGTTCTCCAACTTTAAGCAAGGTACCAGCATTTCGGACAAAAAGGGTGAAACAAGCGCACAGGCCAAGGCTAAGGGAAAAGGGTATATGGGCACCCTGCACAAGTGTAACGCGTGTCAGTTGCATCACGAGGGACGATGCAAGTCTCTGAAATGTGAATCTTGTGGAAGAATGGGCCACTCAAAAGAAACTTGCTGGGTTGGTACTGGTCGTGGTGGCCAAAGGGGTTTTGGTAACAACCGTGGAGGTAATAGGAACggaaaccgcccacaaggaaggaatggcggaaatggaaaccgtggaaatTTCGGGAATCAAGCGGGAAATGATAACcgcaatcagaacaacaaccaagGCGGTAATGGAAATGGTAATGGGAATGGTCCAGGACCAGggtgtttcaactgtggagacctggggcactttaaaagggaatgcccGAAACTGAACCAAGCGCAAGGAAGAGTCTTCAACATTggcgcaagggaagcgcgccaggatccaaaTGTCGTCACTG